A genomic region of Oryza glaberrima chromosome 1, OglaRS2, whole genome shotgun sequence contains the following coding sequences:
- the LOC127760089 gene encoding uncharacterized protein LOC127760089, translated as MAMDRAMRQWRHLLLVLCFVGSSSLLLVSSQTTSDSCTAALSLGNLISFNTTGLNCFQAWSSQGFILRFGKDASSAGSNSVWNFVLSAPDSGGYIAVGFSPNGKMVGGSAVAGWATPGAAGTARQYYLGGTTSSLCPPDQGKLSLSRGAAAPTIVSKGSRLYLAFQLSGQPLTNVIYAVGPAGTLPGPSGLLAQHKDMAAGTISLSGGTSGGGGGGMPATGGGGDGDEGHEGHEGGGEGKGKSDQSGGVGGESGSDGNGGRSTTTTASASSSGSASGRVFCAQWTKCSLVVQMLVYFVLLSGTVFL; from the exons ATGGCAATGGATCGAGCCATGCGACAATGGCGCCATCTGCTGCTGGTGCTCTGCTTCGTCGGATCGAGCTCGCTGCTGCTGGTGAGCTCGCAGACGACGTCGGACTCGTGCACCGCCGCGCTCAGCCTCGGCAACCTCATCTCCTTCAACACCACCGGCCTCAACTGCTTCCAAGCATGGAGCTCGCAGGGCTTCATCCTCCGG TTCGGGAAGGACGCGTCGTCGGCGGGAAGCAACAGCGTGTGGAACTTCGTGCTGTCGGCGCCGGACAGCGGCGGGTACATCGCCGTCGGGTTCTCGCCGAACGGGAAGATGGTGGGGGGCAGCGCGGTGGCCGGGTGGGCCacgccgggcgccgccggcaCGGCGAGGCAGTACTACCTCGGCGGGACGACGTCGTCGTTGTGTCCGCCGGACCAGGGGAAGCTGTCGCTgtcgcgcggcgcggcggcgcccaccaTCGTGTCCAAGGGCTCCAGGCTCTACCTCGCGTTCCAGCTCTCCGGCCAACCGCTCACCAACGTCATCTACGCCGTCGGCCCCGCCGGAACCCTGCCGGGGCCCAGCGGCCTCCTCGCGCAGCACAAGGACATGGCAGCCGGCACCATCTCCCTCTCGGGCggcaccagcggcggcggcggcggcgggatgcccgctaccggcggcggcg GTGACGGCGACGAGGGCCATGAGGGCCACGAGGGCGGCGGAGAAGGGAAGGGCAAGAGCGATCAGTCGGGCGGAgtcggcggcgagagcggcAGCGACGGGAACGGCGGAaggagcacgacgacgacggcgtcggcgtcaaGCTCTGGCAGCGCAAGCGGGAGAGTTTTCTGTGCCCAGTGGACGAAATGCAGCCTGGTCGTTCAGATGTTGGTGTATTTTGTGCTTCTCTCAGGCACGGTTTTCCTTTAA
- the LOC127765140 gene encoding uncharacterized protein LOC127765140, which yields MASAGGHGDDGDSGRRPPADPALGSNHKDEVEAAANQRRVEDDGGEFYSLRSWGELVRRWLRRDDGDDDDDSFFAMPAWRGCAPATATAATTRRARDRGDDDSSFALAAWRRCALATPTSTAATTRRARARGVLGVPVTAPASTVRSDASTSKSEPTSTVRDDASASASSTDSAPKSASLLRHDASGTYSAPKSASPNAPVLPFTAASDAATAFKSMPPDAYAAMHALILACSKTSDSASASPPMPPEAYAALHSLMLAGSKASNTASASAPPMPPEAYAALHALVLACSKASDTASASPPPPPDAHALAFTDLLSSSTRLATSLTNSQVNLAAPADHLAHSMSILAEKIVEGSNGLEEAAANVKNAASTLLVAADNPKASEELAGESRDLAARILQLIHDVEDQAREDAAGAKFTDQDVLPGCEQCADRSCLCPWLFGSCTSPSGGCSTSQPRRAVDEKQETLRDKWTTFFTFSMPASLAVLPLLAKHISQGYSALLGYSYGAIFFSAAAGLLLSMNATADSDVQVARYLGNLSVLALSVLVMFGRR from the exons ATGGCGAGCGCGGGGGGgcacggcgacgatggcgactcCGGGCGCCGACCACCCGCCGACCCCGCGCTGGGCTCCAACCACAAGGACGaggtggaggcagcggcgaaCCAGAGAAGagtcgaggacgacggcggcgagttcTACTCGTTGCGCTCATGGGGTGAATTGGTGCGGAGGTGGCTACGCAgggacgatggcgacgacgacgacgactccttcTTCGCAATGCCGGCATGGAGGGGATGTGCACCAGCGACGGCGACAGCAGCTACCACGCGTCGCGCTCGCGATCGAGGTGATGACGACTCCTCCTTCGCACTGGCGGCATGGAGGAGATGCGCACTAGCGACGCCGACATCGACAGCAGCTACCACGCGTCGCGCACGCGCTCGAGGTGTCTTGGGGGTTCCCGTCACCGCGCCCGCGTCCACGGTTCGCAGCGACGCCTCCACGTCCAAGTCCGAGCCCACGTCCACGGTTCGCGacgacgcctccgcctccgcctccagcaCCGACTCGGCGCCCAAGTCCGCGTCACTGCTTCGCCACGACGCCTCCGGCACCTACTCGGCGCCCAAGTCCGCGTCACCCAATGCTCCCGTGCTCCCGTTCACGGCGGCCTCCGACGCCGCCACAGCGTTCAAGTCCATGCCACCCGACGCGTACGCGGCGATGCATGCTCTGATACTCGCGTGCTCCAAGACCTCGGACAGTGCCTCGGCATCACCTCCCATGCCACCCGAGGCGTACGCGGCCCTGCACTCCCTCATGCTCGCAGGCTCCAAGGCCTCGAACACCGCCTCCGCGTCAGCGCCGCCCATGCCACCCGAGGCGTACGCAGCCCTGCACGCTCTCGTGCTCGCCTGCTCCAAGGCATCAGACACTgcatccgcgtcgccgccgccaccgcccgacGCGCACGCTCTCGCGTTCACGGACCTACTATCTTCTTCGACAAGATTAGCGACCTCTCTCACGAATAGCCAAGTGAATTTGGCGGCACCGGCCGACCACCTTGCACACAGCATGTCTATTTTAGCTGAGAAGATCGTCGAGGGGTCGAACGGCTTAGAGGAAGCCGCTGCAAATGTGAAGAATGCCGCTTCAACTCTGCTCGTCGCCGCTGACAATCCAAAAGCCAGCGAAGAGTTAGCCGGCGAATCAAGAGATCTCGCAGCACGTATTCTGCAGCTTATCCATGACGTTGAAGACCAAGCTCGCGAGGATGCGGCTGGCGCCAAGTTTACTGATCAGGACGTGTTGCCCGGATGCGAACAGTGCGCAGACCGGAGTTGTCTCTGCCCGTGGCTGTTCGGGAGCTGCACTTCACCGTCCGGCGGCTGCTCCACGTCACAacctcgccgcgccgtcgacgaGAAGCAG GAGACACTTCGGGACAAATGGActacatttttcacattttctaTGCCAGCATCGTTGGCGGTGTTACCCTTGCTGGCAAAACACATTTCCCAAGGCTATTCTGCTTTGCTGGGTTATTCATATGGTGCCATATTTTTCTCGGCTGCGGCGGGGTTGCTTCTATCCATGAATGCAACGGCTGATTCTGACGTTCAGGTTGCAAGATATCTTGGGAACTTAAGTGTGCTTGCTTTATCCGTGTTAGTCATGTTTGGACGTCGTTAG
- the LOC127768230 gene encoding uncharacterized protein LOC127768230 encodes MMQAGAAAVRAMEEGRGGDPPSSSSAAAAAAGVAIGYPFLEPQQGARLRRRRTISPFKKYFSRGFAIGMEIAFIVFGTIVHFPVWARIFLIISLSILPFSAFSITFQEY; translated from the exons ATGATGcaggcgggcgccgccgcggtccGCGCGATGGAagaaggccgcggcggcgatccgccgtcgtcgtcgtcggcggcggcggcggcggccggggtggcGATTGGGTACCCATTCCTCGAGCCTCAGCAGGGCGCCCGCTTACGCCGACGCAGGACGATTAGCCCGTTCAAGAAGTACTTTTCAAGG GGTTTTGCAATCGGTATGGAAATCGCGTTTATAGTTTTCGGCACCATAGTACATTTCCCCGTCTGGGCCAGGATATTTCTTATAATTTCCTTATCCATCTTGCCGTTTTCTGCCTTTTCGATCACGTTCCAGGAGTATTGA
- the LOC127764368 gene encoding BTB/POZ and TAZ domain-containing protein 3 isoform X2, with translation MFFEAYQYDLRVLTEDGNEIMSHSCVVGIKSPVLRAMLEEAKVHGGIRHILIPGVPSEAVHVFIRFLYSSRFEQYQMKRYVLHLLVLSHVFSVPSLKRVCINQLETSLLSPENVVDILQLARLCDAPRLSLVCTRMIIGDFKAITQTEGWRVMRQANPSLEQELLESLVEEDTKRQERARRLEENKVYLQLHEAMEALIHICRDGCRTIGPRDQTLKSSQAVCRFPACKGIELLLRHFSACKMRVPGGCANCKRIWQLLELHSRMCSAPETCHVPLCRHFKEKMQHLSRKEEAKWNLLVSKVLESKATTSSISERRKFPSLKT, from the exons ATGTTCTTCGAAGCGTATCAATATGATCTCCGTGTTTTGACGGAAGATGGCAATGAGATCATGTCACATTCCTGCGTTGTT GGTATTAAATCTCCTGTTCTAAGAGCTATGTTGGAAGAAGCTAAAGTACATGGTGGCATCCGACACATCCTGATACCTGGTGTACCATCAGAAGCAGTACATGTTTTCATCAGATTTCTTTATTCCTCGCG TTTTGAGCAGTATCAGATGAAGAGGTATGTACTTCATCTGCTTGTACTCTCCCACGTTTTCTCAGTACCATCTCTGAAGAGAGTCTGCATCAACCAACTGGAGACATCTTTGCTTTCTCCTGAGAACGTGGTAGACATACTACAACTTGCTAGACTGTGCGACGCGCCGCGGCTCTCCCTCGTATGCACTCGTATGATCATCGGAGATTTCAAGGCTATCACTCAAACAGAAGGGTGGAGAGTGATGAGACAAGCCAACCCAAGCCTGGAGCAGGAGCTGCTTGAGTCCCTCGTCGAAGAAGATACA AAAAGGCAAGAGAGAGCAAGAAGGCTGGAGGAGAATAAGGTTTATCTGCAGCTACATGAAGCTATGGAAGCTCTTATTCATATATGTCGAGATGGATGCAGGACAATTGGCCCTCGAGATCAAACGCTAAAGAGCAGTCAGGCCGTTTGCAGGTTTCCTGCCTGCAAGGGCATCGAGCTGCTCCTGCGCCATTTCTCGGCGTGCAAAATGCGGGTGCCTGGTGGCTGCGCTAACTGCAAGCGCATATGGCAGCTTCTTGAGCTGCATTCTCGCATGTGCTCTGCACCTGAAACTTGCCATGTTCCCCTCTGTAG GCATTTCAAGGAGAAAATGCAACATCTGAGCAGAAAGGAGGAGGCCAAGTGGAATCTTTTGGTGTCCAAGGTGTTGGAGAGCAAAGCAACAACCAGTTCCATCTCAGAAAGGAGAAAATTTCCATCCCTGAAAACATAG
- the LOC127765151 gene encoding beta-hexosaminidase 3-like, translating into MWRPGARHAQIGGDESYDSSVPTARNPLHAQIECVGNFCIVYPSLWPSDGCKESLDVSNNFSFGIIDGILSDFSKVFKFKSVHLGGDEVNTSCCTAIPHIKKWYKQGN; encoded by the exons atgTGGCGGCCCGGCGCTCGCCATG CTCAAATTGGAGGTGACGAATCATACGACTCATCTGTTCCTACAGCAAGAAATCCATTGCACGCACAGATTGAG TGTGTAGGAAACTTTTGCATTGTTTACCCATCACTGTGGCCATCAGATGGCTGCAAAGAATCACTTGACGTCAGTAACAACTTCTCATTCGGAATTATTGATGGCATTCTTTCAG ATTTTAGCAAAGTTTTTAAGTTCAAATCTGTCCATTTAGGAGGTGATGAAGTTAACACAA GCTGCTGTACTGCAATACCCCATATTAAGAAATGGTACAAACAGGGGAACTAG
- the LOC127764368 gene encoding BTB/POZ and TAZ domain-containing protein 3 isoform X1, with protein sequence MACLELDSSQFLLNGDGNVIGSPFDIQLECNSFTGSKAVQDHSRYTLPSQCTNAPDPPPLPGTSYGTHRTSRNAKACRCVPEEIQDFWDRMFFEAYQYDLRVLTEDGNEIMSHSCVVGIKSPVLRAMLEEAKVHGGIRHILIPGVPSEAVHVFIRFLYSSRFEQYQMKRYVLHLLVLSHVFSVPSLKRVCINQLETSLLSPENVVDILQLARLCDAPRLSLVCTRMIIGDFKAITQTEGWRVMRQANPSLEQELLESLVEEDTKRQERARRLEENKVYLQLHEAMEALIHICRDGCRTIGPRDQTLKSSQAVCRFPACKGIELLLRHFSACKMRVPGGCANCKRIWQLLELHSRMCSAPETCHVPLCRHFKEKMQHLSRKEEAKWNLLVSKVLESKATTSSISERRKFPSLKT encoded by the exons ATGGCATGTCTTGAGCTGGATTCTTCACAATTCCTACTGAATGGGGATGGCAATGTGATCGGCAGCCCATTTGATATCCAGCTTGAGTGCAATAGCTTCACAGGCTCCAAAGCTGTTCAAGATCATAGCCGATATACTCTTCCTTCACAGTGCACTAATGCCCCTGATCCACCTCCATTACCCGGAACTTCTTATGGCACACACAGAACTTCCAGGAATGCAAAGGCTTGCAGGTGTGTCCCTGAAGAGATCCAGGATTTCTGGGACAGGATGTTCTTCGAAGCGTATCAATATGATCTCCGTGTTTTGACGGAAGATGGCAATGAGATCATGTCACATTCCTGCGTTGTT GGTATTAAATCTCCTGTTCTAAGAGCTATGTTGGAAGAAGCTAAAGTACATGGTGGCATCCGACACATCCTGATACCTGGTGTACCATCAGAAGCAGTACATGTTTTCATCAGATTTCTTTATTCCTCGCG TTTTGAGCAGTATCAGATGAAGAGGTATGTACTTCATCTGCTTGTACTCTCCCACGTTTTCTCAGTACCATCTCTGAAGAGAGTCTGCATCAACCAACTGGAGACATCTTTGCTTTCTCCTGAGAACGTGGTAGACATACTACAACTTGCTAGACTGTGCGACGCGCCGCGGCTCTCCCTCGTATGCACTCGTATGATCATCGGAGATTTCAAGGCTATCACTCAAACAGAAGGGTGGAGAGTGATGAGACAAGCCAACCCAAGCCTGGAGCAGGAGCTGCTTGAGTCCCTCGTCGAAGAAGATACA AAAAGGCAAGAGAGAGCAAGAAGGCTGGAGGAGAATAAGGTTTATCTGCAGCTACATGAAGCTATGGAAGCTCTTATTCATATATGTCGAGATGGATGCAGGACAATTGGCCCTCGAGATCAAACGCTAAAGAGCAGTCAGGCCGTTTGCAGGTTTCCTGCCTGCAAGGGCATCGAGCTGCTCCTGCGCCATTTCTCGGCGTGCAAAATGCGGGTGCCTGGTGGCTGCGCTAACTGCAAGCGCATATGGCAGCTTCTTGAGCTGCATTCTCGCATGTGCTCTGCACCTGAAACTTGCCATGTTCCCCTCTGTAG GCATTTCAAGGAGAAAATGCAACATCTGAGCAGAAAGGAGGAGGCCAAGTGGAATCTTTTGGTGTCCAAGGTGTTGGAGAGCAAAGCAACAACCAGTTCCATCTCAGAAAGGAGAAAATTTCCATCCCTGAAAACATAG